Proteins encoded by one window of Cucurbita pepo subsp. pepo cultivar mu-cu-16 chromosome LG14, ASM280686v2, whole genome shotgun sequence:
- the LOC111810935 gene encoding phytoene synthase 2, chloroplastic-like has protein sequence MSGVNVNALLSPKPRIRIGCRPIGCKRLSRFCGGVWGSSAVVANPSRSAEERVYEVVLKQAALVREPRKDRERGLDWEKTIENEGSISDDGNLLNEAYARCGEVCAEYAKTFYLGTQLMTPERRRAVWAIYVWCRRTDELVDGPNASHITPKALARWETRLTDLFEGRPYDMYDAALSDTVSKYFVDIQPFKDMIEGMRVDLRKSRYENFDELYLYCYYVAGTVGLMSVPVMGLAPESKASVESVYNAALALGLANQLTNILRDVGEDARRGRVYLPQDELAQAGLCDDDIFEEKVTEKWRSFMKGQIKRARRFFDEAEKGIAELSAASRWPVWASLMLYKQILDSIEANDYDNFTKRAYVSKPKKLLSLPIAFGRAMMSPSNSKIW, from the exons ATGTCTGGTGTCAATGTCAATGCTCTGCTCAGCCCCAAGCCGAGAATCAGAATCGGGTGCAGGCCAATTGGGTGTAAGAGATTGAGTCGTTTTTGTGGTGGGGTTTGGGGTTCCTCTGCTGTGGTAGCGAACCCTTCAAGATCGGCTGAAGAAAGGGTGTATGAAGTGGTGTTGAAGCAAGCGGCTCTTGTGAGGGAACCCAGAAAGGATCGAGAGAGAGGTTTGGATTGGGAGAAAACCATAGAAAATGAAGGCAGTATCAGTGATGATGGGAATCTCTTGAATGAGGCTTATGCTCGCTGTGGTGAGGTCTGTGCTGAATATGCCAAAACGTTTTACTTGG GGACACAGCTTATGACACCAGAGAGAAGAAGAGCTGTGTGGGCGATTTACG TGTGGTGCAGAAGGACCGACGAGCTTGTGGATGGACCTAATGCTTCACACATCACCCCTAAGGCTCTTGCTCGATGGGAAACACGACTAACTGATCTGTTTGAGGGTCGACCGTATGATATGTATGATGCTGCTCTTTCCGATACGGTCTCAAAATACTTCGTCGACATTCAG CCCTTCAAGGACATGATCGAAGGAATGAGGGTGGACTTGCGAAAATCACGATACGAAAACTTCGACGAGCTTTACCTTTATTGCTATTATGTAGCTGGGACTGTGGGGCTCATGAGTGTTCCTGTCATGGGATTGGCACCCGAGTCGAAAGCTTCAGTAGAGAGCGTCTACAATGCAGCATTGGCTCTCGGACTCGCCAATCAACTCACAAACATTCTTAGAGACGTCGGAGAAGA TGCTAGGAGGGGAAGAGTGTATCTCCCACAAGACGAATTGGCACAAGCAGGGCTATGCGACGACGACATATTCGAAGAGAAAGTGACGGAGAAGTGGCGGAGTTTCATGAAAGGGCAGATAAAAAGAGCAAGAAGGTTCTTTGATGAGGCTGAGAAGGGCATTGCAGAGCTGAGTGCAGCCAGTAGATGGCCAGTATGGGCATCCCTAATGCTTTACAAGCAAATATTAGATTCCATTGAAGCGAATGACTATGACAACTTCACCAAAAGGGCATATGTAAGCAAACCAAAGAAATTGCTATCACTTCCCATAGCCTTTGGAAGAGCTATGATGAGCCCTTCAAACTCaaagatttggtaa
- the LOC111810931 gene encoding BTB/POZ domain and ankyrin repeat-containing protein NPR2-like isoform X2 has translation MDSANDPSSSPSFASSSYVSNGSSYNNVPAVFSHDPSANSDHMCLSKLSANLEKLVVDSDYDYTDAVIVVEGIDVGVHRCILAARSQFFHELFKQEMDSSTKDDKPKYCMSQLVPFSKVGIEAFKVILNYLYTGKLKPSPPEVSTCVDEACAHDACGPAINYAVELMYASATFKMKELVLLVQRRLLNFVEKASVEDVITILIAAFHCQLDQLHIPCIQRVARSDLDAVSLERELPSEVASEIKALRMKSQQETEPNMVEEVDLNREKKIRRLHKALDSDDVELLKLLLSESSDITLNDAYAVHYATAYCDPKVIKEVLNLGLADLNLKNPRGHTILHVAARRKDPKIIVALLDKGTSALEPTADGQTAVTICRRLTRPKDYNETTHKCQESNKDRLCIDVLEREMCRSSISGRMEMTTQISAADMHVMLDYLENRVAFARLFFPAEAKVAMEIADADSTIAYTGLVSSKGSSGNLLKVDLNETPSVGTKRLQSRMQALMKTVETGRRFFPHCSDVLDSFLADDMPDLLFLEKGTPEEQKKKKTRFMELKDDVQKAFCKDLAENNRSGFSSSSSCSPPKVGVNQKGRRK, from the exons ATGGACAGTGCCAATGATCCTTCCTCGTCCCCAAGTTTCGCCTCATCGTCTTATGTGTCAAATGGGTCTAGTTATAACAACGTTCCTGCAGTATTCAGCCATGACCCTTCTGCAAATTCTGATCATATGTGTCTTAGCAAGCTAAGTGCAAACCTTGAGAAGCTTGTGGTTGATTCTGACTATGACTATACTGATGCTGTGATTGTTGTTGAGGGCATTGATGTGGGTGTTCATCGATGTATATTGGCGGCTCGGAGTCAGTTTTTTCATGAGCTTTTTAAGCAGGAAATGGATAGCTCCACCAAAGATGACAAGCCAAAATATTGTATGTCTCAGTTGGTACCTTTCAGCAAGGTTGGAATTGAAGCTTTTAAAGTTATCTTGAATTACTTGTACACGGGAAAGCTGAAGCCATCACCACCAGAAGTGTCAACGTGTGTGGATGAGGCCTGTGCTCATGATGCATGTGGCCCTGCTATCAATTATGCAGTGGAATTGATGTATGCTTCTGCCACTTTCAAGATGAAAGAGTTGGTTTTGCTTGTACAG CGTCGACTCTTGAATTTTGTTGAGAAAGCTTCTGTGGAAGATGTTATAACTATACTGATTGCTGCATTCCATTGTCAACTGGACCAGCTGCACATCCCCTGCATTCAAAGAGTGGCAAGGTCGGACCTCGATGCTGTATCTTTAGAGAGAGAGCTTCCTAGTGAAGTTGCAAGTGAGATTAAAGCATTGCGTATGAAATCTCAGCAAGAGACTGAACCAAATATGGTGGAAGAAGTGGACCTGAACCGTGAGAAGAAAATCAGGAGGCTCCACAAAGCATTGGATTCTGATGATGTTGAACTACTGAAACTTCTTTTGAGTGAATCTTCTGACATTACCTTGAATGATGCTTATGCCGTTCACTATGCCACTGCCTATTGTGATCCTAAGGTCATTAAGGAGGTTCTTAATCTAGGCTTGGCAGATCTCAATCTTAAGAACCCTAGAGGACATACAATTCTTCATGTTGCGGCAAGGCGTAAGGATCCTAAAATCATTGTGGCCCTTCTGGACAAGGGAACCTCTGCATTAGAACCTACAGCTGATGGACAAACTGCTGTTACCATATGTCGAAGGCTGACTAGACCTAAGGATTATAATGAGACGACTCACAAGTGTCAGGAATCTAACAAAGATCGGTTATGTATTGATGTGTTGGAGAGAGAGATGTGTAGGAGTTCTATCTCTGGTAGAATGGAAATGACAACTCAGATTTCCGCTGCTGACATGCACGTGATGCTAGACTATCTAGAAAATCGAG TGGCCTTTGCTCGTCTTTTTTTCCCTGCCGAGGCAAAGGTCGCAATGGAGATTGCGGATGCAGATTCAACAATAGCATATACTGGCCTTGTATCATCCAAGGGATCATCTGGCAACTTGCTTAAGGTTGACTTGAATGAAACACCATCTGTTGGAACCAAAAGACTCCAATCCAGAATGCAAGCTCTAATGAAAACAG TGGAGACAGGTCGACGCTTTTTCCCTCATTGCTCGGATGTTCTCGACAGCTTCTTAGCAGACGACATGCCCGATCTTCTCTTCCTCGAAAAGGGAACTCCAGAagagcagaagaagaagaagactcGTTTCATGGAACTTAAAGATGATGTACAGAAGGCATTCTGCAAGGACTTAGCAGAGAATAACCGATCAGGTTTTTCATCTTCCTCATCTTGTTCCCCTCCAAAAGTGGGAGTAAATCAGAAAGGTAGGAGAAAATAA
- the LOC111810931 gene encoding BTB/POZ domain and ankyrin repeat-containing protein NPR2-like isoform X1 encodes MDSANDPSSSPSFASSSYVSNGSSYNNVPAVFSHDPSANSDHMCLSKLSANLEKLVVDSDYDYTDAVIVVEGIDVGVHRCILAARSQFFHELFKQEMDSSTKDDKPKYCMSQLVPFSKVGIEAFKVILNYLYTGKLKPSPPEVSTCVDEACAHDACGPAINYAVELMYASATFKMKELVLLVQRRLLNFVEKASVEDVITILIAAFHCQLDQLHIPCIQRVARSDLDAVSLERELPSEVASEIKALRMKSQQETEPNMVEEVDLNREKKIRRLHKALDSDDVELLKLLLSESSDITLNDAYAVHYATAYCDPKVIKEVLNLGLADLNLKNPRGHTILHVAARRKDPKIIVALLDKGTSALEPTADGQTAVTICRRLTRPKDYNETTHKCQESNKDRLCIDVLEREMCRSSISGRMEMTTQISAADMHVMLDYLENRVAFARLFFPAEAKVAMEIADADSTIAYTGLVSSKGSSGNLLKVDLNETPSVGTKRLQSRMQALMKTVETGRRFFPHCSDVLDSFLADDMPDLLFLEKGTPEEQKKKKTRFMELKDDVQKAFCKDLAENNRSGFSSSSSCSPPKVGVNQKGRRK; translated from the exons ATGGACAGTGCCAATGATCCTTCCTCGTCCCCAAGTTTCGCCTCATCGTCTTATGTGTCAAATGGGTCTAGTTATAACAACGTTCCTGCAGTATTCAGCCATGACCCTTCTGCAAATTCTGATCATATGTGTCTTAGCAAGCTAAGTGCAAACCTTGAGAAGCTTGTGGTTGATTCTGACTATGACTATACTGATGCTGTGATTGTTGTTGAGGGCATTGATGTGGGTGTTCATCGATGTATATTGGCGGCTCGGAGTCAGTTTTTTCATGAGCTTTTTAAGCAGGAAATGGATAGCTCCACCAAAGATGACAAGCCAAAATATTGTATGTCTCAGTTGGTACCTTTCAGCAAGGTTGGAATTGAAGCTTTTAAAGTTATCTTGAATTACTTGTACACGGGAAAGCTGAAGCCATCACCACCAGAAGTGTCAACGTGTGTGGATGAGGCCTGTGCTCATGATGCATGTGGCCCTGCTATCAATTATGCAGTGGAATTGATGTATGCTTCTGCCACTTTCAAGATGAAAGAGTTGGTTTTGCTTGTACAG CGTCGACTCTTGAATTTTGTTGAGAAAGCTTCTGTGGAAGATGTTATAACTATACTGATTGCTGCATTCCATTGTCAACTGGACCAGCTGCACATCCCCTGCATTCAAAGAGTGGCAAGGTCGGACCTCGATGCTGTATCTTTAGAGAGAGAGCTTCCTAGTGAAGTTGCAAGTGAGATTAAAGCATTGCGTATGAAATCTCAGCAAGAGACTGAACCAAATATGGTGGAAGAAGTGGACCTGAACCGTGAGAAGAAAATCAGGAGGCTCCACAAAGCATTGGATTCTGATGATGTTGAACTACTGAAACTTCTTTTGAGTGAATCTTCTGACATTACCTTGAATGATGCTTATGCCGTTCACTATGCCACTGCCTATTGTGATCCTAAGGTCATTAAGGAGGTTCTTAATCTAGGCTTGGCAGATCTCAATCTTAAGAACCCTAGAGGACATACAATTCTTCATGTTGCGGCAAGGCGTAAGGATCCTAAAATCATTGTGGCCCTTCTGGACAAGGGAACCTCTGCATTAGAACCTACAGCTGATGGACAAACTGCTGTTACCATATGTCGAAGGCTGACTAGACCTAAGGATTATAATGAGACGACTCACAAGTGTCAGGAATCTAACAAAGATCGGTTATGTATTGATGTGTTGGAGAGAGAGATGTGTAGGAGTTCTATCTCTGGTAGAATGGAAATGACAACTCAGATTTCCGCTGCTGACATGCACGTGATGCTAGACTATCTAGAAAATCGAG TGGCCTTTGCTCGTCTTTTTTTCCCTGCCGAGGCCAAGGTCGCAATGGAGATTGCGGATGCAGATTCAACAATAGCATATACTGGCCTTGTATCATCCAAGGGATCATCTGGCAACTTGCTTAAGGTTGACTTGAATGAAACACCATCTGTTGGAACCAAAAGACTCCAATCCAGAATGCAAGCTCTAATGAAAACAG TGGAGACAGGTCGACGCTTTTTCCCTCATTGCTCGGATGTTCTCGACAGCTTCTTAGCAGACGACATGCCCGATCTTCTCTTCCTCGAAAAGGGAACTCCAGAagagcagaagaagaagaagactcGTTTCATGGAACTTAAAGATGATGTACAGAAGGCATTCTGCAAGGACTTAGCAGAGAATAACCGATCAGGTTTTTCATCTTCCTCATCTTGTTCCCCTCCAAAAGTGGGAGTAAATCAGAAAGGTAGGAGAAAATAA